Genomic segment of Dehalogenimonas alkenigignens:
CAACTTGGGATCGAGCAACTGGTCCCTGGAGTGCTTCCAATGACCATAAAGGATATCCTAATAAATCCATTGAATGCGTAAAGTGGTATTTTTCTAATGCAATTACAGGCTTCGCTCCTGCCTCTCGCCCGGTTGGAGTGTGTCGTCGATGTGCCAGTCACTGTGTCTTCAGCAAAGAGCATAAAGCCTGGATTCATGAAGTGGTTAAGGGTGTAGTCTCCACTACCTCCGTAATGAACCCCTTCTTTACAAAAATGGATAGGCTATCAGGTTACAGTGACATCATCTCAGATGAAGGCAGGGCTGAATATTGGCACCAGTACCTACCCGCTGTTTAGAAAGAGAGAGAATTAAATATGAAATTAAATATTGACTTCAAATGGTATCAATGGCTTTTTGGGGTAATTTCTCTGATTTTGGCATCTTTCTTGACTCATGAAATATTTGCTACCCTAGCAGAATCTCAGCCTGGCACTGTCAAGGTACTTTCCTTGCTTATAGGAATCCCATTGATTATCTTCCTGTATCTGACCTTTGGTTTAAGGTCAGCCCTAAAAAAATCCAAATCTAGTGTGACGGATTAGTAACAGATAACCTATGGCCAATGGAGGGGCTTCTTCAGCCTCTCCATTGGCTTATTGGACAAACAATCTAGGCGGGCCGAGTCCCCGGGGAATTCTGACTCCCAGTCCAAGTAACAACATCTGCCGTTGTGACCTGAACAATCTGTTAGAATGTTGAATTAATCTTTTTATTTGAAGGTAGCCCCTCAAAACAAGCAAGAGGGATCGGGGCCCTCTTGCATGACCAGTTGGCTCCTGCAAGTTCCTAAGCCATTAGCTTCCCCTTATCCTGCGGTGACTGGGAATATACGGCATCCACTTTAACCGTGCCGACTCCACTAATAGTCACCCCCATAGCTTCTTTGAGAGCCTTAGCGAATGTATCAAACACTGGCCCAGAAGTTAGGTATTTCTGAAAGGTGCCTTTAACCTGGTAAGTGGTGAATGGTTGAGCAACCGGCAATTTCATTGCCACAATCGCCACCTTTTTTGTTTCCTCGAGATTCTTGAATGTCCTTGTGGTGCGGCCGTACAAGTCGGCGAAAGCAAGCGTTTCGTCGTCAATTGCTGTCATACTCGTTTTGGGGGTGACATTGAGTTCACCAGCACGGCTTATCGTTGCCACCATCTTGGGGACTCCGGGATCTTGAAACAGTCCAATAACCTCTTTTGACATCTTGGCCATAACAATTCTCCTTCTTGATTAGTCCAATAATGAGATGATAGCGAGAGTCATCGCCGTGAGACCCAGCAATAGGTGCACCCAAAAAAGCTTGGCGGTAATGAAACCTTTCAACGGATTGTGAACTGTTTTGAGAGTAAAACCACAGATGCCAGCCGCCAAAATGAATATGAACGCCCAAGTCGCCATGAACGATCCCTCCTTTCGTGTTTTGGTCCATTTTGGCATCATAATGTGAGCGAAGTCGGTAAAATAGTTTACAAACTTGATGCTATGGCTTGCTGTAAAATAGGCGAGTTACGTGGAGGAATAGATGACGTACTTGAACTGTATGGCGGATATGTGGCTATTTGAATCTCTGGAAGAGCGAGAAAAGGGAGAAATCCGTAAACTTTTTCGACGGCCAGAATATCTTAAGGACGAATACCTGGTGACTAAAGGCAGGGTGAAACTGATAAAGACCTCGGAGTATGGTAAGGAAATTGTCCTTGGGTATTTGACCGCCAATCAATTGTTTGGGGAAGAAGTTCTCTTCGATGATTCGTTACGCACCTTTGGTGCCGTTGCCGAGGAGGACTCTCGGCTATGTTCCTGTTATAAGAGTGATTTTGAGGGATTCCTTACGCAGAATAGCCAACTATCGCTAAAAGTGATTAAAACCCTGGGAGACAAGATTAGGCGGATAACCGAGCAACTGGCCGACGTCGCTATTTATGACACCCGCTCCAGCCTTTGTCGCACATTAGCTCGGCTTGCCACGGAACACGGCCAGGAAACCCTAGATGGGATGAAACTGAACTTCAGGTTGACTCATGATGATCTTGGCGCCTTGGTTGGGGCCTCCCGGGTCATGGTTACAAACGTTATGAAGTCACTTAAACTTGCCGGCATTGTGAAGGACGATTTCGATCACAAGTTGGTGGTAAGTAAATGGTTTTTAAGTGAACCTTTGTCAAAAGAAACCCTCCCTATTAAGGGTCACACTGCGAGCTGCGATTGTTTCCAGAGGACTCAATAATTGGATGCTTTTGCATTAAAGGAATTTCAGGCGGAGTTAGACTCCTAGAGGACTATGCATTAACAACAAACCGAAGGTTGTAGACTCTCGGTCCGTTTCATTAACAGCCAACCCAGGACCTCCCGTGTTTCCGGTATAGTCCGACTCTCCTCCGTCTCCCCCTCCGATTGCACATTCCGTCATTTTGTGTCTTCGGCTTTTTGTCGCTTGATTGCGCATACTCAGGGGGCATAAAATCCAGATGAATGGAAACGGTGGATGGGAATACTGCGATGGAGAATCAAGAACGCACTTTCATTGAACCAACCTTAAAGAAGTTTTTCAGAGCATTCCAAGTCGTTTCTCCCTTGAACCTCGTCACATGGTTGGTCCGCCGTTTTAAGATAATTTGGTCTCCAACACGCCTTGTCGTTGAGGTCTACGTAACTTTTTGGTTGGTTTGTCTCCTGGTATTGGCTTGGGCTATAGGGATTGCCGGTTCTCTTCCGGCCTTATTACTACTAGTAATCATCTGGCGTTTATTAGATATCTCACAAGCTTGGTTCCACACATTCCTAAAACACAGGGTGAAAGCCTTATCGCCTGTTCGAAGCTTAGCACTTGCAACAATGAATTACTTCGAATTGTTTATTATATTCGGGATTTTGGCCTATCAATTTAGAACCGATAATTTTTATCCTTCATTCGTCACAATTACTGAAAGCCTCAGATATAGCATCGGGGTGATCACTGCGATGGGATCAAAGTTTGACCCAGCCTCGGTTTTGGGGGGATTGTTGTATTACGGTGAAATAGCTTTCGGATTGGGGTTTCTTGTAGTAATCGTTACCAGGATTCTTACCTTATTTAAGGAATGATTTCCGATTGGCAGTTGTGCAATCGCTTGAGTTGCGACCTCTACCTTGACTACTGAAACGGGTCCACAATTCAAGGTTTGATAGGGCCGAAATAAGATAGGATCAGGTCGTAAGACTTTAAATCGTTTGTCTAGAGTTGAGAACCTATTCTTATACCAATTAGAATATGCTTGTGAAACCAATTGGTCCGATCTACACAACCCAACTTTTTCTACCACTTAGCAAAGAACTGCTTGGAGTCCTCAAGTCCCTAACTCCAGAAGATTGGGTAAAACCGACCGTATGTTTGCCATGGACTGTGAAAGAAGTTGCCGCGCACCTGCTGGGCGGCAACTTCGGCCGACTCTGGAACCGAACCGAATCTTCTCCTGCTCCAATCTTGCTCTACGATGAATTGTTGGAACAAATAAATGAGGACAATGCTCTTTGGGTTAAAGCCTCAAGACGGATTAGTCCGCATATCATCATCGAATTGATTGAACTGACAGATCGTCTCCTCGCACGTCACTTTCAAAGCCTAGATCTACATGGATCGGCAGAAATCACGGTGGCATGGGCAAGTGATCAAATCCCACCAAATTGGTTTGACATCGCGCGCGAATACACAGAGAAATGGTTGCATCAGCAACATATTCGCCAGGCTGTTGGCCGCCCTTTGATGATGGAATCGGTTTGGCTGGCTCCGGTGTTGGATACATTCATCCGTGGCTTGCTA
This window contains:
- a CDS encoding pyridoxamine 5'-phosphate oxidase family protein, producing the protein MAKMSKEVIGLFQDPGVPKMVATISRAGELNVTPKTSMTAIDDETLAFADLYGRTTRTFKNLEETKKVAIVAMKLPVAQPFTTYQVKGTFQKYLTSGPVFDTFAKALKEAMGVTISGVGTVKVDAVYSQSPQDKGKLMA
- a CDS encoding Crp/Fnr family transcriptional regulator yields the protein MTYLNCMADMWLFESLEEREKGEIRKLFRRPEYLKDEYLVTKGRVKLIKTSEYGKEIVLGYLTANQLFGEEVLFDDSLRTFGAVAEEDSRLCSCYKSDFEGFLTQNSQLSLKVIKTLGDKIRRITEQLADVAIYDTRSSLCRTLARLATEHGQETLDGMKLNFRLTHDDLGALVGASRVMVTNVMKSLKLAGIVKDDFDHKLVVSKWFLSEPLSKETLPIKGHTASCDCFQRTQ
- a CDS encoding maleylpyruvate isomerase N-terminal domain-containing protein; its protein translation is MKPIGPIYTTQLFLPLSKELLGVLKSLTPEDWVKPTVCLPWTVKEVAAHLLGGNFGRLWNRTESSPAPILLYDELLEQINEDNALWVKASRRISPHIIIELIELTDRLLARHFQSLDLHGSAEITVAWASDQIPPNWFDIAREYTEKWLHQQHIRQAVGRPLMMESVWLAPVLDTFIRGLLRTFGNTDAILGTSIGVQIVGEAGGEWALVRGESGWELFVGHPLHPVSQVKIDQSVAWRLFTRSLDPNTARHQVEILGNKTLGYKVLETVSIMA